A genome region from Longimicrobium sp. includes the following:
- a CDS encoding ABC transporter ATP-binding protein has product MKNLKALLPYLARYRRPISWGLVMVVASGAAGVASVEFVMDGVDALGRAGVGRELVFRYAALSVLFAVLGGAARYGMREILNGVSRRVETDLRDDFFAHLMRLDASFYAQHPTGEVMSRATNDIQAVRMVAGPAYMYLVHTVVFGTMAAVRMALIDPWMTLWSLLPLVALPPVTIAFGNLIHRRFEKIQDQLGMVSTFAQENLAGQRIVKAYRQEDDQTRRFRALSREYMDRNVDLARTSGFFYPLLGLLGGVATAVALGIGGRAIMRGALSDGELVGFLMYLAQLMWPMIALGWVVNLFQRGAASMGRVSRVLQAEPAIVSPRDPRTPALVRGEVEFRDVSFRYPGTERRVLSGVSLTIPAGSTVAVVGPTGSGKSTLAALLVRLYDPTEGEVRLDGVPLPEWELERLRSAIAVVPQDTFLFSTTIADNLALGFDEADEGERLARIRDAAKVARLDATVSEFPGGYDTLLGERGINLSGGQKQRAALARALARDAEVLVLDDALSAVDTHTEHEILEGLRDVLRGRTSVIVSHRVTAVMHADLILVLDDGRVAERGTHEELLRLGGVYAALQRRQLLAEEVEGDDLLAASPGGV; this is encoded by the coding sequence ATGAAGAACCTGAAGGCGCTCCTCCCCTACCTGGCCCGCTACCGCCGGCCGATCTCCTGGGGGCTGGTGATGGTGGTAGCCTCCGGCGCGGCGGGCGTCGCCAGCGTCGAGTTCGTGATGGACGGCGTCGACGCGCTCGGGCGCGCGGGCGTCGGCCGCGAGCTCGTCTTCCGCTACGCCGCGCTCTCGGTGCTCTTCGCCGTGCTGGGCGGCGCCGCGCGCTACGGGATGCGCGAGATCCTGAACGGCGTCTCGCGCCGGGTGGAGACCGACCTGCGCGACGACTTCTTCGCCCACCTGATGCGGCTGGACGCCTCGTTCTACGCGCAGCACCCCACGGGCGAGGTCATGAGCCGCGCCACCAACGACATCCAGGCCGTGCGCATGGTGGCGGGGCCCGCGTACATGTACCTGGTGCACACCGTGGTCTTCGGCACCATGGCCGCCGTGCGCATGGCGCTCATCGACCCGTGGATGACGCTGTGGTCGCTCCTGCCGCTGGTGGCGCTGCCCCCCGTCACCATCGCCTTCGGCAACCTCATCCACCGCCGCTTCGAGAAGATCCAGGACCAGCTCGGCATGGTCTCCACCTTCGCGCAGGAGAACCTGGCCGGGCAGCGCATCGTCAAGGCCTACCGCCAGGAAGACGACCAGACCCGCCGCTTCCGCGCCCTCTCGCGCGAGTACATGGACCGCAACGTCGACCTGGCCCGGACGTCGGGCTTCTTCTACCCGCTCCTGGGGCTCCTGGGCGGCGTGGCGACGGCCGTGGCGCTCGGCATCGGCGGGCGCGCCATCATGCGCGGCGCGCTCAGCGACGGCGAGCTGGTGGGCTTCCTGATGTACCTGGCCCAGCTCATGTGGCCGATGATCGCGCTGGGGTGGGTGGTGAACCTCTTCCAGCGCGGCGCCGCCTCCATGGGCCGCGTCTCGCGCGTGCTCCAGGCGGAGCCGGCCATCGTCTCGCCGCGTGACCCGCGCACCCCCGCGCTCGTCAGGGGCGAGGTCGAGTTCCGCGACGTCTCCTTCCGCTACCCCGGCACCGAGCGCCGGGTGCTCAGCGGCGTCTCGCTCACCATCCCCGCGGGCTCCACCGTGGCCGTGGTCGGCCCCACCGGGAGCGGGAAGTCGACGCTGGCCGCCCTGCTGGTGCGGCTCTACGACCCCACCGAAGGCGAGGTGCGGCTCGACGGCGTGCCGCTCCCCGAGTGGGAGCTGGAGCGGCTCAGGAGCGCCATCGCGGTGGTGCCGCAGGACACCTTCCTCTTCTCCACCACCATCGCCGACAACCTGGCGCTGGGGTTCGACGAGGCGGACGAGGGCGAGCGGCTGGCGCGCATCCGCGACGCCGCCAAGGTGGCGCGGCTGGACGCCACGGTGAGCGAGTTCCCCGGCGGCTACGACACCCTGCTGGGAGAGCGGGGGATCAACCTGAGCGGCGGGCAGAAGCAGCGGGCGGCGCTCGCCCGCGCCCTCGCCCGCGACGCGGAGGTCCTGGTGCTCGACGACGCGCTCTCGGCGGTGGACACGCACACCGAGCACGAGATCCTGGAAGGCCTCAGGGACGTGCTGAGGGGCCGCACCAGCGTGATCGTGAGCCACCGGGTGACGGCGGTGATGCACGCCGACCTGATCCTGGTGCTGGACGACGGGCGGGTGGCGGAGCGAGGCACGCACGAGGAGCTGCTGCGCCTGGGCGGGGTGTACGCGGCGCTGCAGCGCAGGCAGCTCCTGGCCGAAGAGGTGGAAGGGGACGATCTCCTTGCCGCCTCCCCGGGCGGGGTCTAG
- the ggt gene encoding gamma-glutamyltransferase, which yields MPLRRLALLPLLPLFAATAATGCAPERDAWAATEAAAAAAADSAVRFPAAWDFQRDRVAPVLASRGMVVTTDRVASEIGAEILRRGGNAVDAAVATHFALAVVNPEAGNIGGGGFLVVRMADGTTAALDFREKAPLKATRDMYLDAQGNVSDSLSLVGHLAAGVPGSVAGMWEAHRRFGKLRWAELVQPAIALAEGIVVHERLAGSLNRNEKELRRFPATARIFLPEGRAPVVGERLVQRDLAETFRRIQQHGANGFYQGRTAELVEAEMRRGGGLITREDLAQYRAVWRDPLRFTYRGHTVISMPPPSSGGVTMAEMLKILEGYDLRSLGFLSPQHVHLFVEAARRAYADRNAYLADPDFVPQPVARMASDAYARERRATIRRDRATPSADVAPGLGPAPVAARTEGENTTHYSIVDGLGNAVAVTTTINSLYGSLVTVEGAGFLLNNEMDDFTSKPGVPNQFGLVQGAANAIAPGKRMLSAMSPTIVLDPRGRVRLVTGTPGGATIITSIAMAVSNVVDFDMDVGTATAAPRLHHQHLPDTLRYEKGGLEPATAEALRRMGHVVAERTGYQGDVQSIILLPGGYLAGAADPRRGGAAVGFGEVRRVVQ from the coding sequence ATGCCGCTCCGCCGCCTCGCGCTCCTCCCGCTCCTCCCGCTCTTCGCCGCCACCGCGGCCACCGGCTGCGCCCCCGAGCGCGACGCCTGGGCCGCCACCGAAGCGGCGGCGGCCGCCGCCGCCGACAGCGCGGTCCGCTTCCCCGCCGCGTGGGACTTCCAGCGCGACCGCGTGGCCCCCGTCCTCGCCTCGCGCGGGATGGTGGTCACCACCGACCGCGTGGCCAGCGAGATCGGCGCCGAGATCCTGCGCAGGGGCGGCAACGCCGTCGACGCCGCCGTGGCCACCCACTTCGCCCTGGCGGTGGTGAACCCCGAGGCCGGCAACATCGGCGGCGGCGGCTTCCTGGTGGTGCGCATGGCCGACGGGACCACGGCCGCGCTCGACTTCCGCGAGAAGGCGCCACTCAAGGCCACGCGCGACATGTACCTCGACGCGCAGGGCAACGTCTCCGACAGCCTGTCGCTCGTCGGCCACCTGGCGGCCGGCGTCCCCGGCTCGGTGGCGGGGATGTGGGAGGCGCACCGGCGCTTCGGCAAGCTGCGCTGGGCCGAGCTGGTGCAGCCCGCCATCGCCCTGGCCGAGGGGATCGTGGTCCACGAGCGGCTGGCGGGCTCGCTCAACCGGAACGAGAAGGAGCTGCGGCGCTTCCCGGCCACCGCCCGCATCTTCCTCCCCGAGGGCCGCGCCCCCGTGGTCGGCGAGCGGCTGGTGCAGCGCGACCTGGCCGAGACCTTCCGCCGCATCCAGCAGCACGGCGCCAACGGCTTCTACCAGGGCCGCACCGCCGAGCTGGTCGAGGCCGAAATGCGGCGCGGCGGCGGATTGATCACCCGGGAGGACCTGGCGCAGTACCGCGCCGTCTGGCGCGACCCGCTGCGCTTCACCTACCGCGGCCACACGGTGATTTCGATGCCCCCGCCGTCGTCGGGCGGGGTGACCATGGCGGAGATGCTCAAGATCCTGGAAGGCTACGACCTGCGCTCGCTCGGCTTCCTGTCGCCGCAGCACGTGCACCTCTTCGTCGAGGCCGCGCGGCGCGCCTACGCCGACCGCAACGCGTACCTGGCCGACCCCGACTTCGTGCCGCAGCCGGTGGCGCGCATGGCCTCCGACGCGTACGCCAGGGAGCGCCGCGCCACCATCCGCCGCGACCGCGCCACCCCCTCCGCCGACGTCGCGCCCGGCCTGGGCCCCGCCCCCGTCGCCGCGCGCACCGAGGGTGAGAACACCACGCACTACTCCATCGTCGACGGCCTGGGCAACGCCGTCGCCGTGACGACCACGATCAACTCGCTGTACGGGAGCCTGGTGACGGTGGAGGGCGCCGGCTTCCTGCTCAACAACGAGATGGACGACTTCACCTCCAAGCCCGGCGTCCCCAACCAGTTCGGCCTGGTGCAGGGCGCCGCCAACGCCATCGCCCCGGGCAAGCGCATGCTCTCGGCGATGTCGCCCACCATCGTGCTGGACCCGCGCGGCCGCGTGCGCCTGGTGACGGGCACCCCAGGCGGCGCCACGATCATCACCTCGATCGCGATGGCGGTCTCCAACGTGGTGGACTTCGACATGGACGTGGGCACCGCGACGGCCGCCCCGCGCCTGCACCACCAGCACCTCCCCGACACCCTGCGCTACGAAAAGGGCGGCCTGGAGCCCGCCACGGCCGAGGCGCTGCGCCGGATGGGCCACGTCGTCGCCGAGCGCACCGGCTACCAGGGCGACGTGCAGTCCATCATCCTCCTCCCCGGCGGCTACCTGGCCGGCGCAGCGGATCCGCGGCGCGGCGGCGCGGCGGTGGGATTCGGCGAGGTGCGGCGGGTGGTGCAGTAG